The DNA window ttcagttagttaactgtacactgtaatattagtttcaagttgTAGAATTTTTTTCAGTCTATCAATCTGTCTATCTGTGATCTCTGCCCCTAActcggggctcaagctcacaatgCCAAGAACAAGAGTAGCATGCTTTATTgaatgagccagtcaggtgccccccacccaggtgtaggatttagtgattcatcacacatacaacacctggtgctcatcgcaagtgcccttcttaatacgcATCACCTATTATACATCCAATTGAATGTTAattggccataaaaaaggattAAGTACTGATACCTACCACAATGGCCATGAACCACAAAAACCTTACGCTATCAAAGTCACCGTACACAAAAGgtcaaatattgtatgattccatttcaaTGAAATATCCAGACTAGATAAATCTATAGGGACAGAATGCAGATTGGTGGTTGCGGACGGTTGAGGGGCAGGTAGTAATAGAAACTgctgaataggggcgcctggtggcgcagtcggttaagcatccgacttcggccaggtcacgatctcgcggtccgtgagctcgagccccgcgtccggctctgggctgatggctcagagcctggagcctgtttccgattctgtgtctccctctctctctgcccctcccccgttcatgctctgtctctctctgtcccaaaaataaataaacgttgaaaaaaaataaaaaaaaaaaaaagaagtttagaaaCCGCTGAATAGATGAAGGCTTTCACTTTGGAATGATGGAAGTGTTTTGGAAGCAGGGATAGTGGTGCCCAACCCTGTGACTGTActcaatgccactgaattgttcacttcaAAACGGTTCATTGTATGTTATATGagttttaccacaataaattattatttcaaaagtagTCATGAGGGACGCCAGcgtagctcaggtggttaagcgtctggctttggctcaggtcatcgttccacggttcttgggttcgagccccgtgtcgggctcactgctgtcagcgcggagcccccttcggatcctctgcctctctctgcccctccccgctccagctctctctctctctctctctcttaaaaataaacattttttaacaaagcAATAAAGTATCAATACATGTTACAgcatggatgaagcttgaaaacttgatgctaagtgaaagaagccacatgCAAAAGGCCGCATACTGTGTGAGTGCATTAATGTGAGTGTCCAGAAGAGGCCAAtccagagacacagaaagcagtTTAGTGGCTGCCAGGGATTGGGGTGAGGGGAATGGAGAGAGATTGCTAAtgggatttcttttgggggtgatgaaaattttcttaattatctAAATTATCAGCTATGGCTGCTCAAATTTATGACtagagtaaccccccccccccccgaacttTACACTTGAAAATGGTGAATTTAATGGTATATCCTAACTAAACTTTTTATGTCTTAATGaatttaactaaaatttttcCCTCATAGAGTTaactgctggttaccagaggggagaggagtagggggatgggggaaacaggtgatggggaggAAGGAGTGCCTGTCTTGAGCACCGACTGATGCCCGCAAGTggtgaatcactgtattgtacacctgaaactaatattacactcactgtatgttaactggaattaaagccaaaatttttttaaaatgcggcatttaggggcgcctgggtggcgcagtcggttaagcgtctgacttcagccaggtcacgatctcgcggtccgtgagttcgagccccgcgtcgggctctgggctgatggctcagagcctggagcctgtttccgattctgtgtctccctctctctctgcccctcccccgttcatgctctgtctctctctgtcccaaaaataaataaacgttgaaaaaaaaattaaaatgcggCATTTAATAAAGACAATTTAGATCTAAAACAAATTTCTCCCCGCTTCTGCCCCCTAGAGGCCGAAAATACAAACTGCAGGCACACTTTCAGCTTCACCGGGAGAGCAGGCAGCCCCTGGTGCGCAGGCGCCTCTCAGCGTCTAAAGGCGCCGAGCGACTCGCCCCGCCCACTCAGAAGCTTCCTCCCACGTGCCGGGCAAGCTCCGTTCGCGCATGCGCCGCGAGGCCGGAGGCTCCCGGGGAACCTGCGGGCCGGCGTCCGGAAATGGCCGCGTCAGCGGAGCTTCCGGCCACGGGGTGGTGGGAGGCGTCCGTGGGCCGGGAGCTCGGCGCCGATCTTCGCGGGAGCGGTGCCCCGAAACCAGCGCCGCTTGGTGGGCCTCCTGCCAGGTGAGCCCCGCGGCGGACGCAGGTGCCAGGGCCCAAGGAGTAGGTATCTTAAGCCGTGCGGGCCTCGCGGTCTGTCACGACGGCTCGCCTCGTCTCCGTGGACCCCGGGATCCCACGTAGTCTTCACACGTCATGAAATATTTAATCTCTTCAATCACATAAATGCAAAATCCACGCTGAGCCCGCTGGTTGTACAACCCCAGGGACCACGGTTTGCCGCCGCCTGGCCAGTGCTGGGCCTGCCTTCGTGGGGCCGCGCGGCCGGAACCCCGAGCGCCTGGGCGCACAGCGCAAGTTAAAACcattttactttaatgttttttttttttaaaggaaaaccaaattcttttgagatttatttttaattgtgctaAGTGGGAAACTTAACTCTTTTGGATCTAAAGCGTGGCTGTTTGCAGCTGTCAATTTCTGCTATCAGTGATCACCTTTGTACTGAGGCTGCGGCTTGAAGACGAAGACCAGCCCCGTTCACCTGCTCTGAGCCTGGGAACAGAACTCCCTCCTCCTGCTGTCTTTGCTAAAGTGCCTTGGCTCAAGGGCATGCACCTCCCAGATCCCACTGACATGTTACACTTGGTATTTGTGGGATTGCAGAGTGAGGCGTGGGGACAGGACTTAGGCCAGCCAGCTACTGTTCGTTGGCAATGCGTGGCTCATACGTAATTTAAAATTTGCTAGTAGCCacatttacaaaagtaaaacaagTGGATTTTTATATAGTTCCTTTAACCcaatacatcaaaaaaaatactatttcaacgtataagtaatataaaataaaataaaaatgcggTTTTTTTAGTGCTAAGTGTTTGAAacctggtgtgtattttacacctACGGCACATCTCAGACTCGGGACATTCAAGCACTCAGTAGACACCTGTGGCtagtggccaccatattggacaATGCAGATTTAGGCCAAGTGAAACGGATCGTGGCGGGTGGGAAATGTGTGGGGTTCATGGTGGAGGAGACAGCTGCTCAGCTCATCGTCCTGGAAACGGGCTGGGTTAAGGGTCTTAAAGGGAGCAGCTGCAGGACATGGCCCCTGTTAGCCAAGAGACACCTGCCgactccttccccccccccccaacttgcactctttCTGGGTTGAATTACAGGTGAGCTGAGTGAGCTAAATCCCTCATCTATTGGTCAGTTTGAGAAGTCACCTACACCTGAGTGTGCACCTCAGTCTGTTGGTGACGCTGAACTGGGTTTgctggtggagggtgggggccaGGTGTATACTTTGGAACAGGAATTAGCTGAGGTTGTTGGTGAGGCCCATCCCCTGACCTCTCATGTTGGGGAGAGGAGTTGGAACAGGAAAGATAATCCAAGGGAAAGTAGCAGAAACATCGAGGACCACAGCTCAAAACAGGgggccttgtttattttttattttttttaaagtaaactctacaggggcacctgagtggctcagtcggttaagcgtccgacttcggctcaggtcatgatcccccagttcatgggttcaagccccgcgtcgggctctgtgctcacagctcagagcctggagcctgctttggattctgtgtctccctctctatctgcccccactttcaaaaataaataaacaaaaaattaaaaaaaaaataaagtcaactcTACacacagtgtggggcttgaactcacagccccaagatcaagagttgtacgctccactgactgagcgaGCCAGCCGGGGCCCTGACGGGTGGGACTTTAGTTCTAGGAGAAGCGAGAGTTCCATCATCGCAAGCTTTTAGATGATGAGCTTTTCTGATGCTTCATTTGGGGGCCTCTCTCCTTTCGTTTCCCCAATTGCTCTTGCTGCCACAGGCGCACGAGCGCTCTGAGCCCTGCTCCCAGGAAAGGCTCCCAAGGCTCCTCGGAACCCGGGGGGCCCCAACCTGGGCTGCTTCTTCTGGGAGCGTTCGATTAGGATTTAATAAAGTTAGAAGCATCCGAACTAGGGGGCCGAGTGGCCCCACTCTTTCCCCTCACTAAGAGAAGTGTCTAGGGCATCCTTGTCCGCAAAATCAAACCTGTTTTCCCTGGTTGGCTCTGTTCAGCCCAGCCGCACCCGTGTCTGTGGAGACGCGGGGGGCAGCGTTTCTATCTCTGCCCACCTCTGCTGCGCCACGGCCCCCAGGGAGTGAAGCTGGGAGGGGACACACCGCACAGGTAGACATCATCTGCCAGGGACTCCCAGAGGACAAGGATCACATGGGGTCACCCGAGAGGAAAAGGCCCAGGGCCAGTGGAGCTCGGGCCTGTGTGAAGTCAGGGCAGAGACGTACGTGGCTCTGTGCCAGGGGAAAACTCGGAGCGAAAAGCGGTTCCACCGACAGGGAAGACGGACGCCACAGATCAGAGATTGGCCCTGGCCccatttattacaaaataatgattACAAATCTGGTATAAAAAAGACCCCGGGGGGACCCTGGCGCACctgccacacccccaccccacaaagcCGCTCCCTCAGACACCTTGGCGGGGAGGGCTCTCAGATGCGAAGGTCCCCAGCCAGGAGGGCACTGTACCGGGCAGGTGTGAGGGGCAGGTAGGCACCCCCAGCCCGGTCCAGAACGTAGAGGGGGTCAGACAGTGCGCTCGGGTTAAAACCCTCCTTTGTCATCCGAACCTTCTGCTGCTTGAAGGTTTCTGTGGTGGCCAGAGACTCCTGGAAGGGGTGTCAAAAGgggttgaaggaaggaaggaaggggtacTTTGCCTGAATTCTGTCAAGGGACAGGTCCCGGGAAAGGAGGCATGAGGTCAGGGTTTGGGATAGGGGGTCACAGAGAAGGAGCCAAGCCCGGAAGGGGGCATGAATGACGGACAGAGTGCACATCCAGGAAGGAGCTGTTCTTTCCCCCCAGGGACGGAGCTGCACAAGGACCCCCGCGTGGGGTTTGGAAGCCGCTGGCCGCCGCGGGTGCAGGGGCTGAGAGGTGGGAGCAGGAGGACTCGATTACCTGGAGCCTTAGGAATCGAGGCCAGGCGTAAGGCGGCAGGTTCTCCGAAACGTGGCTGTAGAGCTGCTCAAGGTCCAGAGAGTGGGGGGGACGCAGAACCAGGGCCGCCATCCCAGCCCTACCTTCGTGCCCTGGTGGTGTCGGGGGAAAGGCCAGCTGTTGTGGTGAGCCGCTCTCAGGCCTCATGTTCCCTGTGCCCAAGTAATACCAGTCCAAGGTGGCAGGCCGGCTGCCCTCCACCTCCCGTGTCTTGGCACCTGGCACGGTAACTCCGTAGACGTTCACCTCCTGAACAAAATCCAGGGACTCCAAGGCCTCCGCCACCTCGGTCGTGGCCACGTTCTCCCCTTTCCACCTGCAAGAGGGCAGAGATTCGGGGCCTtatgggggtgtggggaggacgCAGTCAGGGCGCCAGACGGTCACAGGGAACAAGGTCTGAGAGGAGAGCTCGGATGAGTGGCTGGGTTTGGGTGGGAGTTAGGGAGTTAGGTTTAGGGGGTTTGGGTCACAGAGGTCAAATGTCCAGGAAAGGAATCAGGGTGTCCTGGACAGATACCTGAAGGTGTCTCCAGTACGATCATGGAAGCGAAGAAAGCCTTGGTCATCGCAGACCAGCAGGTCCCCAGTGTTGAAGAAAACATCTCCAGGCCGGAAGACGTCCTTCAGCAGCTTCCCACGGTCCAGCTCTGGTCCCCCAGCATAGCCGAGGAAGGGGGACTGTTGGCTCACTGGGGCCACCAGCAGCCCAGGCTCACCTGCAGAGCCGCTGGGGTCAGGGGGAGCTGTCCACCTCGCCCAGAGCTTCCTGGCCCCTCACCCCACTCTCCAATTTCAACCCTCTGCCGGCTGCACCCCCCCCAACCTGAGCACCAACCTGTAGATGTGGCCACACAGTGCCCCTGGGTGTCCCGAACCGGCTCCCCTGTGGTGACATCATAGCGAATcaaagagaaggggaagacatgctgggggaagggagacccCGGCACTGGGTCATTTCAGTTGCATgagcccctccctgccagcccccaCCTTCCACGGGGTCtccagctcctcccccaccccttaccTTGTAAAGCCAGGAAGCACGCCCCACAGCACCTGGCTGGCCCGTGTAGTTGAAAGTGGCAACATTGCCCTCCGTTAGGCCATACGTCTCCAGCACCTGCAGCGGCCCGAAGCGCCGCACAAAACGCTCCCAGGTGTCCGGGCGCAGCCCGCTGCCCACCACCAGTCGGACCTTATGCCCCCGTTCCGCCTGGCTCTGAGatgaggggagatgggcagaaggTTCAACAGCAAGATGCCAGCTCCCAAAAGGGAAGCCCCGGCATCCCaggcccctcaccccaccctgcctGCGGTTCTCGTCCAGCCCCCAGGCAGGCGTCCCAATGTCTCCTGCCAGCTGCCCATCTCCCTGCTCAGTGGCGGCAGCTCTGCCCAGGATGTGCCCACGCACCGGGGGCTGGTTGACGAGGTATCGGCACAGCTCCCCGATGTACTGGACCACCGTCACCCCGTGCTGCTGGCAGTCGTCCCAGAACTGGCCAGCTGAGAACTTGGACTTGAGCACCACTGTGGCCCCTGCCacaggtggggagagaagggaggaaggaaggtgagaCTGAGGGCTGTTGGGGAGAGACCTGACCCCCTCCCTCCCGGACACCAGCCTTCACTGCAGTGTCCTTCTGGGAAGGCCCTGCTGGGACAGTCAACAGCAGCCCAAGGTGGCCCTCCTGCTTTCCCTCCGGTGCCCCAGAGAGGTTAATGCCCTCTCCCTACTTCCTGTCCCCAAACAGTGCATCCTGTATGCCTAGGCCCCCAAGTCCCAACTTTCTTCTCCGTTTGCTTCTCCCTGGGCTGACATGCTCGGCCTttcaccccccttcccccacgtGGAGTCTGGAGGCCTCCCTAGTTCCTCAGCGTCTAGGTTGTGCGGGTGATGCTTCTCCATTGCAGCAGGAGCTCTTGGAGAGGagacctctgcctcctccctcgtCTGGAAGCGTCCCCAGATGAGCGTACCACAGTAGGTACTTAAATAAACgtttgctaggaaaaaaaaaaagtttgctggaCGACTGAAGTTGGGGGAGGGTCGAGGTGGGAGTGGGAGAGACTGACCAATGCCCAGGCAGCCCACAATGCCCAGTAGGGAGCCAGACATGTGGTAGAGCGGGAGGGCAAGGTAGATCACATCCTCCTGGTGGGCACCGCACAGCTGGTAGAAACCTTGGCACTGCAAGATCTTCAGGTGGCTGATCCGTGCAGCCTTGGGGAGGCCTGTGGGTGATGGGGGACATGGGTGGAAGGGTCTGAGCTCCAGGCCCcgcctccctcagcccctgctgGGTAAAGAGGCAAGGCTGAAGCTGTCCTGGAAATGGCGGGAAGTTCAGGGAGGTGGAGAAATGAGGAAGCGCGGCAGAAGCGAACACAGTCGTGGTTGGGATCTTGGGatgggcccggggaggggggtggaggagtGGCCTAGGAGTTGAGGCCACGGTTCCTGTTCCTAGTGTCTTGCCTTTCTCTGCCTTAGTTTCTGGCAGGGGAGTCTGGTGTCCCGTGCTCACCCGTGGTGCCGGAGGTGAAGATGTACAGGCACGTGTCCATTACGCTCTGGGGGGCAGATAGGTACCCGGGCACCGGCTCATCCGCTTCGGCTGAGGCCTCCGCCAGCACATCGCTGATTCCGGCCAGACGGGTTTCGGGGCCTGCAGCCCACAGATGGAGCCCCATGGCTCTCAGGGCCGGCAGGTCAGGCTCCAGGGACTCCAGGAGCTCTGGATGGGGTGGGAAGGCAAAGCTCGGCGGCCCAGAATGCCTCCCCACCCCGCAGCCCACTTGCGCCGCCCTCGCCCCTCCCCGCCACCTCACTCCCCCGGGCGAGGGCGAAGGGTGCCCATCTTCCGTCCCCGTTCTGGGAACCGCAGACGCTGCCCCGTCGCTTCGCAAAGCCGAAGCCTCATATCCCCAAGCACCCTTTCCAAGCCCCTGCGAGCCAGCTGGGCCCCTTCTGCAGTCCCGGCCTCACCTGGCGCCAGCACCAGCGCGCGCGCGCCGCAGCTGCGGAGGCAGTGCAGGAGGGGACCCCGGCGCAGGGCGGCGGGCACAAAGGCCGCGCGCAGGCCGGCCTTGGCCAGCCCGAACCAGAGCCACAGGAACTCCGGGCAGGCGGGGAGCAGCAGCGCCACGGTGGCCCCGGGGGTCAGAGGGGCCGCGGCGCCGGCCCGCTCGttccccgcgccgccgcccggCCCCGCGTCCCAGCCCCGCGCGCGCAAAAAAGCGCGCGCAGCCCGGTTGCTCTGACGCTCGGCCTCCGCGTAGCTAAAGCGTCGCGCGCCGTGAATGAGGAAGACGTGCGCGGGGCGCTGCCGGGCCAGCTGCGCGAGGCGCCAGGCCAGGCTGCAGCCCCCCTCGGGGCCCCTCGGgtcggcggcggccgcggccagGGCGCGCGCCCGGAGAGCCCGATTGCAGCGCAGGACGCGCACCGCGAAGGCCAAGTCCGCCGCTAGCCAGCGCAGCCGCGGCCAGATGTGCAGCgtccgcagcagcagcagcagcggcggcagcagcagcagcggcggcagcagcaggagCCCGGCCATGGCGCCCTCGTCCTCCGCTCGGCGCCGCCGCTCCCTCGCGAAAACTGGGGCCGCTCGCTTTTGCGCGGAGACCTCGCCTTCCCGGGAGCGCGCGTGCGCAGGCACACGCCCCTTTCCCACCCgctcccgcccccccacccccaccacgggCGCGGAGCCGAGGCCAGGAGGTGCGTGGGGGGCGGCCCCGcgctccccgccctccccaccgCCGCGCTCGCTCCCCGACGGCCGGGAACCCACACCCTCCCGGGGCCGGGTTTTCTCCCACAGAGCTTCCCGGCCCGAGGCCACCCACCCCAGCGTCTCCCCAGACACACCGAGGAACTCGGGCCTCCGGGCCTGACCCGCGCCCTCCCCCGGCGCCAGCAGCGGCGCCAGGGGATGGCTGGGGGCCCGGACGGGCCGCGCTCTGGAGGGGCGACGGCGGAGGCCCCTCCCTTCGGGCAAGGGCGCCAGTTAACTGGGGCCAGTGAATGCTTTCCATCCAGGTTTTAACTGGGGAGGAGGAAACgggaaggatggggggggggggggtggagaggccGGAGTAGTTAGCTTTGAGGGAGGGGAGACTGGATTCGTAACAGACCAGTTTGAAGGCGGGGTCTGTCCTCCACCCAGACGTCACTCCTCCCTCCTCAGTCTGCCTCCTGGCCAGCCAAGGGGCTCTCTTCTGCGGGGACACACGGATGGGCAAGTGGCCAGGCCGTGGAACAAAGAGGGTCCTTTCTCTCTGGGATGTGAGTGCGGTCACTAGGCGCACTTCGATCCTTCAGAATCCGAGTTggggcacccctcacccccaagcCGTCCTCCGGTACTTGGTGACCACATAGACCTACTCAACTGGACAAATACTTATGCCGAGGAGAGAGgcgcagggaggggcagagttcaGCAGGTAGGGAGATGGTACCCCGACAGGTCAGGGCCCGGCCCACAGCCCACGGCAAGCAGGGAGAATGGGCAGGTGGGCGGTGTAGAAGCCAGAACTCCTCTTGCTCCAGACAAAGGGGTGGGCAGGAAGGCAAGAGGGGACCTTGAGGGGCCACAACGGAGAGGGACGCCCTGTAGGTGCGCAGGGTAAGTGGGGGCAGCTACTCCAGCACAAATGAGGTTCTGGCTTgttttattgtcatttaaaaacttttaaaacgcGATTATCTctgccaacaaaacaaaacaaaacaaaaccgacAGAGCCAAGGAAATAGGACCATTTGACAGTTCTGTGGACATGGCTCCCTCTAGGGAGTCCCAGGGCTCTGGCCCAGCCTGGGGTGCCAACATCAGGTCAACACAAGCTTCTAGGCCGGTGGGGCCGCGGCCTCCCTCTCTGGTCCCTGCCTGAACTCCTGCGGCACCTGCCCCATGTTAAGAACAGGCAGGTGGACCATGTCACTGAGGAAATGCCCACTGCACGCAGGAGGACAGAGGGCAACTATGAAATGCGTGTTCAGGGCAAACCAGGGCCTGATGGGTAGCGTGGGAAGGGGCACCCACACACCTTTCTTCATTCCCATACCTGGCCTCTCTGGCCAGCAGCCCCATctgccatttctcttctctttgggaggctggggaggggcaggggtggaagACCCGCACGGGCCAGGTTTCCCGCAGCCTCTGGCTTCAGCGGGATGTGAGTGGGTAGGAGCAGCAGTGTGATGGGGCCGGAGGCCCCtggagaggaagggggcaggggctggggctgcacGGCGGCTTCTCAAGGCTGAGCCAGAGGAGGCAGCGCATCCTTCCCACCAGGTGAACTTTGGGCTGGGGGAC is part of the Felis catus isolate Fca126 chromosome F1, F.catus_Fca126_mat1.0, whole genome shotgun sequence genome and encodes:
- the SLC27A3 gene encoding solute carrier family 27 member 3, with the protein product MAGLLLLPPLLLLPPLLLLLRTLHIWPRLRWLAADLAFAVRVLRCNRALRARALAAAAADPRGPEGGCSLAWRLAQLARQRPAHVFLIHGARRFSYAEAERQSNRAARAFLRARGWDAGPGGGAGNERAGAAAPLTPGATVALLLPACPEFLWLWFGLAKAGLRAAFVPAALRRGPLLHCLRSCGARALVLAPELLESLEPDLPALRAMGLHLWAAGPETRLAGISDVLAEASAEADEPVPGYLSAPQSVMDTCLYIFTSGTTGLPKAARISHLKILQCQGFYQLCGAHQEDVIYLALPLYHMSGSLLGIVGCLGIGATVVLKSKFSAGQFWDDCQQHGVTVVQYIGELCRYLVNQPPSQAERGHKVRLVVGSGLRPDTWERFVRRFGPLQVLETYGLTEGNVATFNYTGQPGAVGRASWLYKHVFPFSLIRYDVTTGEPVRDTQGHCVATSTGEPGLLVAPVSQQSPFLGYAGGPELDRGKLLKDVFRPGDVFFNTGDLLVCDDQGFLRFHDRTGDTFRWKGENVATTEVAEALESLDFVQEVNVYGVTVPGHEGRAGMAALVLRPPHSLDLEQLYSHVSENLPPYAWPRFLRLQESLATTETFKQQKVRMTKEGFNPSALSDPLYVLDRAGGAYLPLTPARYSALLAGDLRI